From Calliphora vicina chromosome 3, idCalVici1.1, whole genome shotgun sequence:
CGTAGTGGTAATAAAAAACAGTTGGTAAAGAATAGAATATCTCTATTCGAAATCATATAATATCTTATTTAGTTTGCTGCCATTTTAAAGCCGACAATTAGCCggaataatatttaattcattCAGAAAGCCTCAAAGACATCATGAATCCGAATTTACACATAGTGAATCAGTGAATACGATCAGATTCCGTCCCAAAAGTATGTCAAGAAGAAGAGTTTTGGAGTGTAAAGTGttttccaatagggacttccgaacttttaCAGTTGATaccggccatattgttgaagatacatctgtcgaattggctgtagtttattcagtttgttttgcaaatCGCCATGAACGGCGTGGTCCCGCCATTTCTAAAacaccataaaaagatcgagataaattaaaaaaataaattaataaatttctttaactaatagagataacctacacatgaaatcgtatttttttaagatcttctcaaggactacttatattttaaatttcagctaatTCAAATCATAAGTGGATTTtcggcaattttaaaaaaaaatatgataccAGAGGTGACCATCTTTGAGGGGCTGCTAACTGGTTCCCATTAGCTAACTGGTTCCCATTAGCGCAGAGAAGGAACAAACGTAAATCGAAAACATATCAGcaccaaccatgtgaaatttcgtaacaatatctccaatagttcccgatagaaataaatattaatttttttttattcaaaatgggtGTTTTGTTCGGGCAACGTTTCGCGCCCTTCgctcatttctggatgaatgcgtacgtcaaaaaacaaaattgttcaacatgtatcccgaaaaagtcactgcaTGGTGTGGATGTTGGGCTGGCGTcatcatcggtccatatttctttgggAAATACGCTGACCAGTCGGGTGATGGTGAGTTCTATAGGTCGATGAAACTTATTTTGACCTGAGTTGGATGATATaaacaccaacgacatgtggtttcaacacgACGCGTAAAGTGTCTCACAGCCACATTAGGTAATCTGCAAGAGCGATTTGAAGACATGCTCATCTCAAGTGGATGTGAAGTGACTACCGCGATTTGACCCCGtaagactttttcttgtggaatTTTCTTAAGTTGCAAGTCTATGCGAATAAACCACAAATCACAGCGACCTTCAAAGACaaccagagtcatggaaaattgaaCATTTCGGATGCGCGCCACCTAGCAAAGCCGCGACGAACattttcaagaaaatatattcCATACATGGCATCGATAGacatttcaaacgaataaaaaatatcaatgataTCTCAcatacactttgttttatttaaattgaaagataggaagcgcttaGTCTACTATACTTggtatattataaattttctttttgatatTGGTGTAACTCTGCAGTCTATTGTTTCAGTATCCACTAGTGGGCAGTGCAGTATAGTGAAAACTTCCTTCGTAGGCGTGGTTTTATAGTATAAAACGGTAATTCAGCATTCAATCGGGGAAGCCCGAAAGACATCATCATTCCGAATTCCTCAAAGTATACAACACCTCCAAAACCATATCTTCTCTTAAATCCATTACTGAACAAGGTCAGATTTCACGATCATAAATTCAGTATAATTTACTATCTTGCATACGCTAAAGAAAGGATACATGTATCGGCTGGAGAAAAGTTTTGGTTGGGTATACAAACAGTTCACTTATGAAACTAAGCATCCTAAGCGTAAATTTCAATCTTTGAGAGAGCATGGACCTCAGAGTAGTCAACAGTTTCAAATTTGAATGTCTTAGGAAATCTTATTACATTTGTCATATTGAAGTTTACACAAACGAATATGCCAactaataagaaattttaatagcttatctagaaatatttaaataaaacattttaatccacatgtacatatatttaaaagagTTTATTGCACTTCATCACATTCTTACTAATTtctaattatttcataaaaaacattCTTCACCCAATCTTTCGATTTCATTCAAAATGAAATCCAACTCCGTCTCATCCATCACTGGGAAACAAGTGAACACCATGCGGAAAAAGTTGCCAATATTGCGATACTGTAAAGGTGAATAGCCCACCATCAAGGTACCCTGCAATATCATTAGTTCCTTGACTTTGGGAGCaatctacaaaagaaaatgtaatggaaattaatctaaaatttaaatatcattttATATATTACATACCTCATACAACTTTAATTTCCACTCTTCATTCTCAGTGCAATTTCTCATCTTTTTGGGTATATACCAAAAACATATATTGGTATATTGATATTCATCTAATACTAAACGGAATCCTTTCCTTTGCtgtaactttttcaaaaataattttgacatATCTAAAGCATGATCTAGCAGGCGCCCAAAACTACCATAACCACGAGCTTTAAACATAAGCCAAAATTTAAATGCATCAATTTTGCGGCCACACTGCACGCTTTTGTTGCCCGTATCGTAGGAGACATCATAAAATTTATCCTGTTGGAAGAGATAATGTACTGCCAAGCTGTTGCATTGTGGCAATAGTTCGGTTTCTCGCGTCATAAATAGAGCACATTGTAAAGGTACTCCTAGGGATTTGTGGGGATTCCAAGAAAACGAATTCGATCGTTCAATACCCTTAAGTAAGCTGCGGTATTTGTAGGATAACAAACTAGAACCGCCTAAACAAGCCTGTaggataaaataataataattataaaattatgaatACTTAGATTTTAATATTACTTATGTTACTTACATCTATATGCAACCACAAATCATATTTCTCACATACTTCGGCCACCTTTTCAAAGTCATCAAATGCTCCCAATACTGTTGTACCAGCTGTGGCATTTACGAACAATGGTACCTTACCCTGTGACTGGACAAATAATACCTTCTTTTCCAAATCATCTACCAGCATTTGTCCCTTGTCATTTGTTTTCACAATGACACAGTTGTCTACACCAAAGCCCAACCAATTTGCGGCCTTTTTGAAACTATAATGCGATTCTTCAGATGTGAATAGAACCATGGGTGGAAGACCAAACATGCCGGATGATTTGATATTAGGAAAACGTTTATACCTTGCCAAAACAATGCCATACCTGGAATAttgaaagataaaataaattaactacATATATACGATCAGTGACAAAATTGTTTAAgggtataattttataaaacgaaaacgATAAGTTTTAAACCCTTTtgccagtattcttcatacaagtTTCTGaatcatagagaattatacatagagacgagacactccgatttgtcaaacaaaaatacaacaaatatatttgttacaacaacaaaatacactgactagcatgtattttgttgtcgaaagagataggtttttgacaacagacttagatttttgacaatttcgcctcgtctctatgttaccctatgttcTGAACACTGAGACCCTAAGAGTCAAAATAATATTGGAGAagttcgatttaaaaaaaaaaaaaacaagtaagagagctatattcggctgtgccgaatcttatatacccttctccaaattatacttcaaaatacaaatttgaaatatttttaggtaaacaatatattttttttccaaagttgtttttttaattttttggaataaaatttttttcgaattgttatttaaaaattttttttttaaatttaaatattttttttttaaattttaaaaaattagttttgatttttatttttttttttggtgaaaaaaaaaaatcgggttaaaaaatatttgttcctattttgacccattgtagctccaacttactatggtcttatatacgtcgttgcaaaggtctttgatatatctatcattagatatccatattgtctctattaatgacttagtaatccaaatataggtcaaaaatcgaggttgtcctggtttttttttctcatatttcagccatttgtgctgattttaatagaaaacttctcgaaagcatgtctgacagaattattgaagatttggatcccgaaggtatctggggtcttcagaaaatttatttcaacagacagacgaacatggctaataacacggtgctacgatggaaaaaaaatggaaaacggccaagcgtgggttataggtcttgctgagtacactacAAATTGTCTCCAAAAatgttcgtcgacttatcgacctgtagcttagtcagtttttgtccgactttaaattttttaacgggtttggaaagaaaactgattacgctttaaaatgacgtatgaagtattgtttttgttaagaatatctaaaagaaaaacaaaatttatcaacttttttgatttcagtcgtttttcattgcttatatagaaaatttagttcttaacaaaacatgtttttaattattcaaatcggatgaaaattcttaaagttattcaacttttaattaacaccatttttaaataaaaataaacaaaaaactgtagaaaaaaaaatatttggaaaagttcgaacttttttcaaaaaagtttaggccctaattttgtaaatcacttcacaaagtgatatttatatggaaagcaaaaacaaaatttcaaaaatttgtttttgttttatatataaattcttaacagaacaaacgcaccaaaattctaacgttgatttgcctttcataatttgaaaattttgtatataaaacaaaaacaattttttaaaatttttgaaattttgtttttgctttccatataaatatcactttggtgacgtgatttacaaaattagggccttaataacttttgcaaatataaaccgattttaacaagtaatatctcattttttcccatataaagttgtctttaaaacaatGTGCAGAAAgtaataggttttcatagaaaaaaaataaattagctattgttgaatatgaaaaattacgcaaaaaataagaaataaagcgaaactttttataaaaaccttcgcaattttttttaatatacattttgtgcttacattttatgaaagcttattCTTTGtttatccataattgtttaaaatttcgaaatcggtctaaaaatgtgtgagttagaggtactaaagtactacgacctaccctgaaacagttttttcaaaatatctcaaaattttgagggtgtttcaaaatctttgaaaacggttttagtatgtcctcatctAGGCcaacaacccccattaggtcgctttcaagttctgacaaaaagtgtcattttgtagcagagtgtaattatattgtggaaattacaaacggaatcgCAAACTTATATGGATACTTTAAGTAGACCAAACTAGCGGGTCCAAGGAtacatgtacgatgttgccataagatccagtctattgttatttttgccttgtatcagtttcgttaattggttcttgttccagctaagtagatgattggtctgctgtagctggtctaggacAATGGGGCTGCCCTAGAAACAAtgccctctgtgtatttggttcattggtggggaaccttgctaATTCTTTGTTTCCAAAATTTTCCCAGATCTTGGCGGGCTGTCTGACCTTTACCCtgatgttatcctcttttccagggggttaaatttaaaaaaaaaactcgaaaaccatgatgaaAATGTTTTGTCCTCTGCCAGGAATCGAACCTGGTGTGCTTGGTTTTGTTGACTTTAACCAACCACTACACCATGACGTCACAGGGTCGAATAAGTTAAAAAACAATACTATGTTGGGTGTATTGTTATTTAACTTATTCGACCCTGGCTGTTAATCGATTAATGAgcggttttttgaaaataattgacgtttatttttattttacaaaacaataaacatcttaaataataataaaacaattcatAAACATAAACGATATGTACgagtattatataattttacgtTATCATGTGATGTCAGTCTATGCAGTACATGTATTGATTTTATCAATTAGCTTATGACttctcaaaaacaattttgtacaACACTTTCGACATTGAAACTATTGTTTttacaacaaattaaatttcgTTTCGCTGGCATCACCGCCAAGTATCATTTGGACATATAATTGGACATTTAGTGTCTACAGTACATGAAATTCATGTATCGTGTAGCCCCAGGCCGGTTTTGCGTATTTAAAttgataaacacaaaatatttaaataaaactaattgattatatttatgtttacttACATATTTGATATTGATCCACCTGGTGAGAATATGCCATCACCTTCAACGTACCCACACAATTCACTTACTTTGCGAATAATTTCCATTTCAATTAAAGAGAATACAGGCGCTACTTCAAAGGTATATCTGGGTCAGGGAGAAAGATTAAGTGTTTGTAGGGAaagatttattttgtatttgcagTTGATTCAACTTACGAACTTGTGTTGAGAGCTTCGGTTATCCAACTGCCTGCCAAGCCATAGGGATCCATTTGTCCAAAAAGTTGATTGTGAAATCGTCCATGACTAGTTTTCACCGAGTATTTAATAACTTCTCGACATAGTTTTTGGATTTCTTCAATGGAATGGCTCTGATTTTCTTCGATTTTTAAATCGATTAGATTCTGTAAAGATAAATTGTAGGCGTATTGATCAtagaataaacaagtaaaattgcTATAGATTGCTATACCAAATTTTTGTCAcccgaaaaaaaatgttcagtaaTTTTTAGCACaaccaaattaaatatttatttatgacaggaaaattaatatttctagtAGGACGacttaatacaaattgaaattttcaaagtgccaaaaattcaagcacttgaacattttgttgaaatttgacttgaatgtaaatataattatgttttaaacttgaaaattatttgaaaaatttaataatttttaaacaataaacatatgatttgaatttatgtttcccttttactggagaatgctatagaaataaagtgtaattcaattgcttgagtATAATTcgaggcttgaattacacttgctttcaacttgaattccagtaaaaattcaTATTGGGTACTGATTTGAAAAAGTTCTTTTTCGAAaagaattatgaatttttttccaaaaattattttaatggaaTGGTTATTAAAACACTTTATTTGATCCCTGATTTTTGCCTAAAATTGTCACTCTCGAGGATAGTCTACGGAAgcgttaaacaaaaattatccctAATTTACAACGTTTCCAGGCCTTGTTCTTTCATCAATATTTCTTTCGATAAGCAAAAAAGGTTTTGATATTATGTTTTTACCAAGCAGTTCTTATctcaatttaagcttaattcacaaaaatcttaattcagaattaaaaaaagtcaacaattcattttataaaaccattacattttataaaaattctttagcATCATTtagagttttttatttgaataaaattcattcattgttgaactaattcataatggaatttattcctaataaaattcattcaatctTTGAATAGTTTAATTTTTGGTTAATTCAACTcgaatacaaattgaattaaaatacttttatttataaaatgattAAACAACTGgactaaaaagtatttttaatagattttaattgaagaataatttaattctataaattttttgcgatatttGTAATGAATTAGAATTACAGAAAACTTAAATGATTCAGTAAGGAATTAATTATATAGAGAATGAAATCATTTATTGATGTACTAtggaattaattcgtaatgaattctttaatggaatggttaagagatggaattaaatttgattttgaaaatttaattatgaattgATTCTTATGCAGCTTCTTCAAACCacttagttt
This genomic window contains:
- the LOC135954537 gene encoding cysteine sulfinic acid decarboxylase, giving the protein MSAGNQINTSKCGNTLCSYVTPKEIEEIRLNLDNDWKVLRSIYDLLIDEKAFCCNKTDWNEKIVQFVQPADLKNLIDLKIEENQSHSIEEIQKLCREVIKYSVKTSHGRFHNQLFGQMDPYGLAGSWITEALNTSSYTFEVAPVFSLIEMEIIRKVSELCGYVEGDGIFSPGGSISNMYGIVLARYKRFPNIKSSGMFGLPPMVLFTSEESHYSFKKAANWLGFGVDNCVIVKTNDKGQMLVDDLEKKVLFVQSQGKVPLFVNATAGTTVLGAFDDFEKVAEVCEKYDLWLHIDACLGGSSLLSYKYRSLLKGIERSNSFSWNPHKSLGVPLQCALFMTRETELLPQCNSLAVHYLFQQDKFYDVSYDTGNKSVQCGRKIDAFKFWLMFKARGYGSFGRLLDHALDMSKLFLKKLQQRKGFRLVLDEYQYTNICFWYIPKKMRNCTENEEWKLKLYEIAPKVKELMILQGTLMVGYSPLQYRNIGNFFRMVFTCFPVMDETELDFILNEIERLGEECFL